The Halichondria panicea chromosome 14, odHalPani1.1, whole genome shotgun sequence genome contains a region encoding:
- the LOC135347853 gene encoding NACHT, LRR and PYD domains-containing protein 6-like: MLAVMTHLNVHPDKFESALDVFREELVYAEVVSMISLSFGNIPTDSQHSSTVLTASPKTAIGKYSNYLKNVYLRSKLPVKGKWPPALCKKIIKLATIEIEDDRSHLALCKLNRSESIDEYMQNNRMDPISMEELLTEKNGSLPKTVIVQGVPGIGKSTFAWKFCRKWAKGKIYQQYDLVVLLRMRDTRVREATKLSNLFFSENADFSNEVAKQAVCDGGKGIILLLEGIDELPAPCLADGMPLSNLLQGESLPLVTIIVTSRPWAVQTLEEKCGDQISRQVEILGFTREDILRYILHAFTEEEKTEFLDYLRSHPQLESIMHIPLNAGFVVQIYKQFHRSQQAIPSTLTQLYTALVEGLLLRYIKSVSEFDTLKIISVSSLPEPVQTHFHQLCLLAFMSFTKLTVQVTFTDSEAALYECFDFLDLMQSSTELTINTSTTVSHSFLHFTIQEFLAAYHLSKQPSQVQELFLEVHSKDPQFSMLIKFLVRLSSRVLHCLTLPQLKIQYISTFHLHLLYEAQSPKDVCKFLGNKTIEYSPSGTSTSLDLHALTYCLRFSDCYWCLNINLQNFTSLFCNSDEFYKGQIQTLEIYNVSVINLQLLFSLPKRLFSNLYRLIISLANEPVCSVVRDILIDGQLNELKQFSFVSKFLPCDLGLIIESMFASHPNLVHIGIGRTLYHSVTWLDYANT, encoded by the exons atgctagctgtgatgACTCACCTGAACGTGCATCCGGACAAGTTTGAGAGTGCCTTGGACGTCTTCAGAGAAGAGCTGGTGTATGCTGAAGTTGTTAGCATGATTTCGTTGTCTTTTG GTAACATTCCTACTGACTCTCAACACTCCTCAACTGTGCTGACGGCTTCACCAAAAACAGCTATTGGAAAATACTCGAACTACCTGAAAAATGTATACCTTCGATCGAAGCTTCCTGTCAAAGGAAAATGGCCTCctgctctctgtaagaagaTCATTAAGCTAGCTACTATTGAAATTGAAGATGATCGCTCACATTTAGCATTGTGTAAGCTAAATAGATCTGAGTCGATTGATGAGTACATGCAAAACAATAGAATGGATCCCATTTCAATGGAAGAACTTTTAACTGAAAAAAACGGCTCACTGCCGAAAACCGTAATCGTTCAAGGAGTCCCAGGAATAGGAAAGTCGACTTTTGCATGGAAGTTTTGTAGAAAGTGGGCCAAAGGGAAGATCTATCAGCAGTATGATCTGGTTGTTTTGTTGCGCATGCGTGatacaagagtgagagaagCAACCAAACTGAGCAATCtctttttttcagaaaatgcCGACTTTTCAAATGAAGTAGCAAAGCAAGCGGTTTGTGATGGTGGAAAAGGCATTATCCTTCTATTAGAAGGAATAGATGAGCTTCCAGCTCCTTGTTTAGCTGATGGTATGCCTCTTTCTAACTTGCTTCAAGGTGAATCCCTTCCCCTAGTTACCATCATAGTAACCAGTAGACCATGGGCTGTGCAGACACTAGAAGAAAAATGTGGGGATCAGATATCTCGACAGGTGGAAATCTTGGGCTTCACAAGAGAAGACATCTTGAGGTACATTTTGCATGCTTTCACTGAGGAGGAAAAGACAGAGTTCTTAGACTACCTCCGTTCCCACCCTCAGCTGGAGTCCATCATGCACATCCCACTGAATGCCGGCTTTGTTGTTCAAATCTACAAGCAATTTCATCGTTCTCAGCAAGCTATCCCTAGCACCTTGACCCAGCTCTACACAGCTCTTGTTGAGGGTCTCTTACTCCGCTATATCAAGTCAGTTTCTGAGTTTGATACTCTAAAGATTATCAGTGTTTCAAGCTTGCCAGAACCAGTACAAACACATTTCCATCAGCTTTGCCTACTAGCTTTCATGAGTTTCACCAAGCTGACTGTTCAAGTCACGTTCACCGATTCAGAAGCAGCTTTGTACGAGTGTTTTGATTTTCTGGATCTCATGCAGTCCTCAACTGAACTTACCATAAACACGAGTACCACTGTATCCCACAGCTTCCTCCATTTCACAATCCAGGAGTTCCTAGCAGCTTACCATCTCTCTAAACAGCCGTCCCAAGTTCAAGAGTTGTTTTTGGAAGTTCACAGCAAAGATCCACAATTTTCCATGCTCATTAAATTTCTGGTTAGATTGAGCAGCAGGGTTTTGCATTGTCTTACATTGCCACAGTTAAAAATTCAATACATATCAACGTTTCATTTgcacttgttgtatgaagcaCAATCCCCCAAGGATGTATGCAAGTTCTTAGGAAATAAGACTATAGAATATTCTCCTTCGGGGACAAGTACATCACTTGACCTACACGCATTAACGTATTGTCTTCGCTTCAGTGATTGTTATTGGTGTCTGAATATTAATCTTCAAAACTTCACGTCACTCTTTTGCAATTCCGATGAGTTTTACAAAGGGCAAATACAGACCCTAGAAATTTACAATGTGTCTGTGATTAACCTTCAATTGTTATTTTCTCTTCCCAAGCGTCTATTTTCAAACTTGTATAGACTGATAATCAGTTTGGCAAATGAGCCTGTTTGTTCCGTTGTTCGAGATATCTTAATTGACGGCCAGCTAAATGAATTGAAACAATTTTCTTTCGTCAGTAAGTTTTTACCTTGTGATTTAGGCTTAATAATTGAAAGTATGTTTGCTTCTCACCCTAATCTTGTTCACATAGGAATAGGAAGGACTTTATATCATTCTGTGACATGGTTGGATTATGCAAATACATGA